The DNA window CAGGCCAGCGATCAGGCCGTTCCGGCTGGCGATCCGGCCCTCGACGCGTTTGACGGCGGCGTCCGCTTCCTGCTCGGCGGCTTCTGCTTCGTCGGCGGCGGTCGGCTTTTCGCGGTTGTTCTTCTGGGCGATCGTCTGACTGATCTTCCAGATTTTTCTCGGCGCCTGGGCCGCTTCTTCCGCCAGCACGGCGGCTTCTTCCAGGGCAACCAGACGATCGATTTTGACGGCGTCGTCATGACGCACCGGCAGTTGCCGGATCCAGTCATGGATCAGCGCCAGGCCGGGCTCGTCGATCAGGCTGGAGCCGACATGCGGCATGTGCCCCGGGCCGATCTTGGCCATGCGGTAGTAAAGGACGGAGCGGTACGGGTCGCCGGGCGCCAGGATCTCAGCGTCGAAGATATTGAACGTACCCTGCGTCGGGCGGGTCGACAGCGCTTCGGTCTTTTCCAGCGGCACATCATAAGGGATATGGATGCGGGCCGATCCGCCGCCGTTCTCGCGATGGCAATGGGCGCAGTTAGCGTGCAGATAGGCCCGGCCGCGCTGTTCCAGATCGACTGTGGCGTCGAAGGGATCAGCCAGGTGCGGCATTGCTTCGGCCGACAGGTGGACTTCGGGCACAGCGAAGGGATCGTTTTCATCCGGCGGGGCCGTGACATTCTGCAGCACGCCCAGGCGGCGGAGCCGGGTGATCTGATTCTCGGTCTGGTCGCCGTAATTGTGTTCCCGGTTGAGCTGCGGGATGTTGAACGCCAGGGTGAACTCGGCCCACGGATTGTGGCAACGGATGCAATCGTTCCGCGAGGAGAATTTCCACTGCTGCTGCCGGCGACCGCCCGGGGCGCTGGCGTCGATGACTTCGAGCGTATCGACCAGGCCTTGCGGGCCCACCAGTTCGGCGTCGGTCTGTGCGTCGTTCCAGCGATAGGTGTAGCCGCGCCAGTCGTAGCCGTTGAAGTGCAGCAGCTGCGTTTCAATCCGGCGTTTGGAAGACGGGTCGCCTTGCACCATTTCCAGCGACAGGGTTTTGGTCAGCACGGCGTCCTGCGGGAAGTCCATCTGGCGGCTGAACATGGAGCCGGGCACCGGTTTTGCCTTCACTTTTAATCCAATGGACGTATCGCCCGGCAGGCCCAGGTATCGCTCGGCCGTGGCGTGGTCGGCCCACTGCAGGGCCTGGATCGAGAATGGAATCAGTCCCGGCGCCGGTTCGTGCTGGTCTACGTGGGAGAAGAGACCGCTGTCGCTCAGCTTCCGCGGGAATTCGTGCAGGTCGCTGGGCGGTTCGCTCCGGACCAGCTCGTTGATGGTGCCGGCGTCGTAGTCCAGCAGCAGGAGTTCGCCGTTGGGTTGTTCGGCAAAACCGACGATGCGGACCGTCGGCTCGACCAGCTCCTGCTTCGGTCCCAGCTCTTCTGCGTCGGCGTTGACGCTCCAGATCCGGCGGGTTTCCCAGTCGCCAAAAATGTACTGGCCCTGCAGGTCGGGGAACTTCTCGCCACGGTACACAAAGCCGCCGGTGACCGAAGCGCCGTCGGTATGGGGAATGGCGACGGCCGGCGGGGTGATCGGCGTGGGGCCCCGTTCCCGTTCCGTATGGACCGGCTGGCTGGCTTCCACCAGGCTCCAGCCGTAGTTGTCGCCCGGCTTGACGCGGTAGATCATCTCCCACAATTCCCAGCCGACATCGCCGACCCAGCACTCCCCTTTTTTCCGGTCAAAGCTGAACTTCCAGGGGTTGCGCATCCCATAGGCCCAGATCTCTCCCCGGGCGCCAGGCAGGTCGACGAAAGGGTTATCGGCCGGGATGGAGTAGTTCTGTTCATTGGTCGGATGATCCACGTCGATCCGCAGGAGGGCCGAAAGGACGTTCGTCACATCCTGCCCTGAGTTGAGCGTATCGGGCGGGAAGGCAAAGCTGCCGTCGCCAGTGGAAATATAGAGCATGCCGTCGGGGCCGAACTTGATACAGCCGCCGTTGTGGCCGCCCTGGAGCCAGTGGAAGATTTCCGTTTCGCTGTCCACGATCGCCTGGGGCGGATTGCCTTTGACCTTCAGTCGCGTCACGCGGGTGCCGTCGGGTTTTTGTCCCTGGCGACCGCGGTAGCCGACGACATACGTCACATAGCAGTAGCGGTTCTCGGCAAAGTTGGGATGAAACGTCAGGCCGTAAACAGACACCAGCTTCAGCGGCTGGCTGGGGTCTTTGGCTTCCAGTTGTTCGACCAGCTTGTTAGCGTCGAGGAACGGATCGGCCTGGCGGACGTCCTGGTCGGCCGAGAGCGAATAAATCTGGCCGGCCCCTTCGGCGATGAACAGACGATCGGTCCCCGGCGCGCTGGTGATGCAGGTCGGATTCTTGAACGCGACATGCGGATAGATACGGCTGGCCCGGAACGGCAGCGGCGGTTCGGGACGTCCTCGCACTTGCGACGTTTGCCAGAGCGTACGCTGGCCCTCCCCCGACGGCTGTTCCTTCGCCGGCGGTTCGGCCGCCCAGGCGGTTTGGGAAACGATCAGCAACAGAAGAGCGGCCGCTCGTCGCACGGGACGGGGGAAATTCAGCATGGGTTCGTTCTCGTCACAAGGACGCCGGCCGCGACCGGGCGTCGTTCACAGGAGGGAGCGGAAGGCAGGGCGGACGACGCGAAACAGGGCGTCGTCCGCGGAAGGGCTCGCGAAAACAATCGCGAAAACACTCGCGAAAACATGGTACAGGGGGTTACGGCAGCAGCATGATGCAGGCCGGGCTGGTCTGCACCACGGGCTCGCCATGGGGACTGATTTTACCCGACGCGTCGATCGCAAACACCAGGAGGTTGTTGCCGGGCATGTTCGCGCACAGCAGCCACTTGCCGTCGGGCGTGATCGCCAGGTTCTGCGGCCCCTTGCCCAGGCTGGGCTCGATCTCCAGCAGGGTCAACTCGCCGTTGTCGGCCAGTTCGTAGGCGGCGATACTGTCGTGGCCGCGATTGGTGGCGTACAGGAAGCGTCCGTCGGGAGTGATTTTCAGGTCGGCCGTGTAGCTCTTCCCGTCGAAATCGGCCGGCAGGGTGGAGATCGTTTGCCGCTTTGTCAGCTGGCCCGTTTCCGTGGCGTAGTCAAACAGGGTGACCGTGTTGCCGCGCTCGTTGACCACATACACGAAATTTCCGGTAGGATGAAAAGTCAGGTGCCGGGGGCCGGCGCCCTGTGCGGTCCGGGCAAATGGCGGGTCGTTCGCCGACAGCTTGCCGGTCGCTGCGTCCAGGCGATAGGAGAGCACCTGGTCGATCCCCAGATCGGCCGCCAGGGCAAAGCGATTATCGGGGCTGGCAACGATCGAATGGGCGTGCGGCCCGATCGGCTTCCCTTCCGCATCCACGTCGGCATGCTGATGGACGGAAGCAGCCGGCTGCAGTGAGCCGTCGTCGTTGACGGGCAGCGAGGCGGCGTTCCCGGTTGAGTAGTTCGCCACCAGCACCGTTTTGCCGGTGGCGTCGACATCCAGATAACAGGCGGCCGAGCCTTTGGCCGACTGGCGATTGAGCAGCTTCAGTTTGCCGTTACCATCCAGAATCTCATAGGCGGCCACATCCTCTTCGGTTTTACCGCCGAACGACAGGGCATGGATCGCGTACAGGTAGCGGCCATTGGGCGACAGCGCCATAAAGAATGGGTTCGCCATGTCGCCGGTCCGCTCGGCCGGTTTGAGCTGGCCGCTGGAACTGTCGAAGTGGTACGCCTGAATGGCGCCATTTTCTCCGCCGGCAAAGGAAGAGACAAACAAAAGCGGATCGGCCGCCAGCAGCATCGCCGGGGCGCCGCAAACCAGCGCCGCCAGCAGGATCGCCCCAGACAGGCGCACAACAGAGAAGACCATTCAGCAAACTCCCGATCAAAGAGGCAAGAGGACGAAAGTCCCCGGTCAAGGCGAGCAATTATAGGCGATGTGTTGCCTGGCAAAGGCGATGGGAAAGGCGATGGGAAAGAATCCCGATCCACGTTCCCCGGGGCGGCCCAGGCCAGCCGCGATCCCTTTCGACAGAATAACTGCTGCCCCTTCCGTCTGCAGCGAGAATTCTGGATTTGCCAGGCGATTTTTGGTGGAGGTCCTGGACCGGACAGCGAGCTGCTGTAGTGGAAGACTGGCGGCGAGGCGGCATATTCATCCCCTTCGTTGTCGCGCGGATCGTCGCTGTGTTGCACGGGCGCCTAAGGATCCCTTCCGCCGACGTACTCGATCAGGGAATCGGCGTCTTCGTTTTCGCCGCCGGGTTTGCCGTCGCGGCCGTAACTGCCGACGGTTACCTGGCTGATCCCATCGGAGTTCCAGTAGAACGGCCGCCCCCAGCCGTCGACGAGGCTGCCGTCGCGACCGGCCTCGTCCGGCAGATCCTCGGGACTCAGCGGGACTCTGCCATGTTGCTGCCAGTATTGATGGAGTCGGTGCTGGGTGCCTTGTAAACGCGTTTGCGTTGTCGCGGTGTGGGGTATTCTATCGACCAGCGAAAGACTCTGGCAGGAAGCGCCTAGCAGGACGACGCCCAGGGGGAACAGGGCCAGCCAGGTCGGGCGAGACGGCATCGCGGTTTCTCCTTGGCGGATCGCGTTCAAAGTTCCGACAGACGTCTGGCTGCTGCCGACACTCGCCAGAAGGCGACCACGAAGAACAGGCCAATCACCAGGTCGATCGATCCCGCCACAAGCGTGGCCGCATCTAACCTGCCGGCCGCATACAGGGCGATGGCGGCGATGCCGAAGCTGGCTTTTTCCACCATGGCGGGCAGCATGATCAGCCGGTATCGCAAGGGATCCAGGGCGATCACCAGGAACGCAATCTGCCACGCCACGGCGACGCCGACGAATCCATAGAAGAACTCGGGATGCTCCAGCCCGGCCGGCCGGCCGGCAACTTGCGTTTCCAGGAAGTACTGCGGCAGCAAGACCAGCAATCCATAAATCCCGGCGACCAGGAAGGTCCAGCGAGCGAATTTCATAATGACAACCGTCCGGTCAAAGGCGCCTTGGCGAATTGTGCGGGAGTTGGCGCGGCGAAAGATCCGCTCGCGTTGGCCATGCCGGGCCGATTGTACCTGTCCTGCTTTCTTTGCAAAGACAGTTTCGGCGATTTGAACCTGGCCGCCGCGGGGCGGGAAGTGCCTGGCGGGGAATGTTCCTGCGAGGCGAAAGCACCTCTCCATGATTTTCTCGAGCAATCTCTTCACGCCGTTTCAGGTCCTTCCCAGGCGAGTTAATGAGACAGGGACGTGAGTCCATTCTTCTATTTCCAAATCGGGCCGTTGACCAGGCGTTTGGCAAATTGATTCGTCGTGCAAAAGTCGCTACGATAGGAAATCTTCCCACCCGATTGCGGGGAGAAAGAGTATTTTTTGATTTTATGATGGATGGATTCGTTCTTTAATACAGGACGATAGCGACCACTTCGGTTGCGATCTGCCAGTCAGTAAAAATCCGCTCCGAAGTCATCAGTTTTCTTAAGCGCTCGGGCTGCGGACGATTGCCGGGCCATCAAGGTTCGAATGGGAGAAAGCCGGGGCGAGAGCGGGGCGGGAGGCAGCAAGGGTAGACGCGGCCTTGGCCAGTTTTCTCCTCGACAACGTCGTTGTTCAAACCTGGCGAATTGCAATCGACAGAAACGAAAATTCGCCTGTTACGTTGATTGCGTAGCGTGTTTCCGGGGTTGATCGAATATTTCCGCGACAGAGCGGCGCCATACGTATGCATTCGTCTTCGTACATTACCGCCGCGGCGGAGACCCAGTGTCCTCCTGAGGAGACGCTTGCCCGCTTCTCGGCTGGCAAGGTTGAAGACCCTCAAGCTGACCAGATCGCCCAGCACCTGGGACGCTGCGATCTGTGTGTCTCTCGACTGGACGCCCTGTCGGTCCAGGACGAACTGGTCGACCGCATTCGTCTGGGTTGGCGCACTCTGTTTTCGGATCGGCCCGATGGGCGCGGTTCTTTGCATTCGCAAATCTGCGAAGTCATGGAAGGTCGGACGCGGCCGTTTATGGCGTTGCCGCGGCGGATCGGCCCATACCTGCTGAGGGAACGCCTGGGCGCCGGCGGCATGGGGGTGGTTTATGAAGCCTTTCATGTGCATCTCAAGCGGGTGGTGGCGCTGAAGCTGCTGTCGGAGGAACAGCATCATCCGCAGGCGATCGAACGCTTTCTGGTGGAAATGGAAGCGATCGGCCAGCTGGACAACCCTCATGTCGTCAGGGCGAACGACGCCGGACTGGTGGGTGACCTGCATTACATCGCCATGGAGTATGTCCATGGCTGCGATCTGGGGGCGCTGATTCGTGCTACGGGACCTCTGCGCCACGCCGACGCTTGCGCGATCATTCACCAGGCGGCGGAAGGACTGGGGTCCATTCACAAAGCGGGGATTATCCACCGCGATATCAAGCCGTCCAACATCGTGTTTTCCAGCGAGGCCGTCGTCAAACTGCTCGACCTCGGACTGGCGCGGGTGACCGACAGGGACCATCTGTCGCACTCAAATCTGGTGCTGGGCACGATCGACTATATGGCGCCGGAACAGACAGAAAGCTTGCGGGCGGTCGACTACCGCTCCGACGTTTACAGTCTGGGTTGCACCTTCTTCAAGTTGCTGACGGGCCAGGCCCCGTTCGGCGGCAAGGACTTTGCCAGCGCCACGGCGAAACTGCTGGCGCACAGCAAGCGTATACCGCCCTCGGTGGCCAGTCTGGCGCCGGAGACCCCTGCGGAGCTTTGTGAACTGGTCGCCCGGATGCTGGCCAAGTCGCCAGCGGATCGGCCGAGCGTGGCGGATATCCTGGGAACGCTGGAAGCTTTTATCGGCGACGCGGATCTGGCGACGATTGCCCGCCAGTGTCCGGCGGTCCACGGCCCGCCATTGGTGAACGCCGAGATTACCACGCATCGCCTGACCGCGACCGTAGCAACATCGGGCCTGCTGGGGTGGTCGACCCGGTTGGGGATCGGCTTGCTGGCGTTTGTGGGGCTGTTGTTCCTGGTCCGCAGTCTGTTTTTCTCCGCCTCCGACGAGCGTCCCCAGACGCCAACGCCCGCGGGTCTGGCGTCGCCTGAGATGCTGGCGGGTCAGAAACCGCCGCCGGTGGAGAAATTTGTCACCGCCCCGGCGGAAGTGGATCCTCCGGTGATCTGGCAACAGGTCGAGCCGCTGGTGTGGTACGACTTGCTGGATCGTCCGCCGCAGGAAGCCTACTGGCCAATCGAAGAATCCACAACCTGGAGCTATGAACGGAAAACGCAGAGTCTGCAGCTGCAGTCGACCAACCTGGGTTTGATCCAGCTGGGAGAAGCATGGTTCGACAATTACGAACTGGATGTTGTGCTGTTTCAACCCGAATGGACCGGCAACACCGGACTGTTTCTCGGATTTTCCAGCAAAATCGATGACAGCGAGATCCCCGTGCTGGATATGCAGTTATTCACCATTCAAAGGGTCGATCAGCAAGGACGCGACACCCACTATCGGCTTGAGCGTTCGCTCCTGCACAGTGAAGCCAATCTTTTTGGAGGACGCAACACGAGCTCCCGCGAGGCGGGCGTCCATCGCACCGATTTTATGCACGGAGAGCAGCATCTATCCATCAAGGTCGCCCACGGAAAACTCGTCTCCGCACGGATTAATAACCACGACCTGACCAGCTTGCTCACCGAAAGATCCAACGGGTATTTTACTGAGCGTGATTATCAGGGCGGATTTGGAGTTTTCACCAGTGTGTCGAATGTCACCGTGCGCAGTGCGCGGTTCCGGGTTACGCGGGTGCTCCGCTGACGCATCGACCAGAGGTTCGCCGCCGGGGCGGTTGCCAGGGGGCTTGTTATGGTTCGTCCGTGGTCGTTACGTCCCGTACGTTACCCCTGTGATTTCAAGTTTTTGATGATTGATTCCGGTTAGTGATGAAGGATTCGTTCCAGATTCTCAGTTTCTGCTTGAGGGAGTGTTCATGAACGACAAGGCGATTTCACCACGTGCATTGAATGGGTTTGCGATCTACCAGCCGGGGGAAAACTGGCAGGTGCTGCTCGCAGAAGACCATTCGACGTCGGTCGCGGGAAAGTACAGCTTTGGGACTACACTAAGTTTCGTGCGCGTGCAGATTTTCAAAACCCAGGCCGAAGCCGACGCCGCCAGGGTCGCGGCGATTGCCTGGGGCCATCCCTACCCGCCTCCCAACTGGGAAACGTGCCTCGTGGAAACCGACGGAACATTCCGGCATGCAAACGTTCCTGCAGGGGAGGCCGCTGGCCCGGAGACGCGTGTCGCTTTGTTCTGGGCGAGTGTCGGCGGGTCGAATGAATTCAAGGATGTGACCTTTACCGTGATTCCCTTTGACGATGGCGTCGCGGTCACGGCGAAAGCCTGCATCTGGTATTTCGGGGTCGCACCCGGCAGCATTGCGGGTCCTTACGGCGAGGGCGCCGCTTCACAGCCGATCGCATTTCCCA is part of the Lignipirellula cremea genome and encodes:
- a CDS encoding PQQ-dependent sugar dehydrogenase, whose product is MLNFPRPVRRAAALLLLIVSQTAWAAEPPAKEQPSGEGQRTLWQTSQVRGRPEPPLPFRASRIYPHVAFKNPTCITSAPGTDRLFIAEGAGQIYSLSADQDVRQADPFLDANKLVEQLEAKDPSQPLKLVSVYGLTFHPNFAENRYCYVTYVVGYRGRQGQKPDGTRVTRLKVKGNPPQAIVDSETEIFHWLQGGHNGGCIKFGPDGMLYISTGDGSFAFPPDTLNSGQDVTNVLSALLRIDVDHPTNEQNYSIPADNPFVDLPGARGEIWAYGMRNPWKFSFDRKKGECWVGDVGWELWEMIYRVKPGDNYGWSLVEASQPVHTERERGPTPITPPAVAIPHTDGASVTGGFVYRGEKFPDLQGQYIFGDWETRRIWSVNADAEELGPKQELVEPTVRIVGFAEQPNGELLLLDYDAGTINELVRSEPPSDLHEFPRKLSDSGLFSHVDQHEPAPGLIPFSIQALQWADHATAERYLGLPGDTSIGLKVKAKPVPGSMFSRQMDFPQDAVLTKTLSLEMVQGDPSSKRRIETQLLHFNGYDWRGYTYRWNDAQTDAELVGPQGLVDTLEVIDASAPGGRRQQQWKFSSRNDCIRCHNPWAEFTLAFNIPQLNREHNYGDQTENQITRLRRLGVLQNVTAPPDENDPFAVPEVHLSAEAMPHLADPFDATVDLEQRGRAYLHANCAHCHRENGGGSARIHIPYDVPLEKTEALSTRPTQGTFNIFDAEILAPGDPYRSVLYYRMAKIGPGHMPHVGSSLIDEPGLALIHDWIRQLPVRHDDAVKIDRLVALEEAAVLAEEAAQAPRKIWKISQTIAQKNNREKPTAADEAEAAEQEADAAVKRVEGRIASRNGLIAGLLEQPPSAMMLARAQREGRLPESIGELVIATATQHENLAIRDLFESFLPDDQRTERLGETIDAGKLLELTGDPDRGRELFFTGAGIQCRNCHRVGEKGIQLGPDLTLIGKKLDRAKLLESILEPSKTIDPKFSMWLVETDSGKVLSGLLIEKTENEVVLRDTQNKEHRLKTSEIEAMFPQQKSLMPDLLLRDMTAAQVADLLSWLESLKE
- a CDS encoding lactonase family protein, translating into MVFSVVRLSGAILLAALVCGAPAMLLAADPLLFVSSFAGGENGAIQAYHFDSSSGQLKPAERTGDMANPFFMALSPNGRYLYAIHALSFGGKTEEDVAAYEILDGNGKLKLLNRQSAKGSAACYLDVDATGKTVLVANYSTGNAASLPVNDDGSLQPAASVHQHADVDAEGKPIGPHAHSIVASPDNRFALAADLGIDQVLSYRLDAATGKLSANDPPFARTAQGAGPRHLTFHPTGNFVYVVNERGNTVTLFDYATETGQLTKRQTISTLPADFDGKSYTADLKITPDGRFLYATNRGHDSIAAYELADNGELTLLEIEPSLGKGPQNLAITPDGKWLLCANMPGNNLLVFAIDASGKISPHGEPVVQTSPACIMLLP
- a CDS encoding type II secretion system protein GspG; protein product: MPSRPTWLALFPLGVVLLGASCQSLSLVDRIPHTATTQTRLQGTQHRLHQYWQQHGRVPLSPEDLPDEAGRDGSLVDGWGRPFYWNSDGISQVTVGSYGRDGKPGGENEDADSLIEYVGGRDP
- a CDS encoding serine/threonine protein kinase, which translates into the protein MHSSSYITAAAETQCPPEETLARFSAGKVEDPQADQIAQHLGRCDLCVSRLDALSVQDELVDRIRLGWRTLFSDRPDGRGSLHSQICEVMEGRTRPFMALPRRIGPYLLRERLGAGGMGVVYEAFHVHLKRVVALKLLSEEQHHPQAIERFLVEMEAIGQLDNPHVVRANDAGLVGDLHYIAMEYVHGCDLGALIRATGPLRHADACAIIHQAAEGLGSIHKAGIIHRDIKPSNIVFSSEAVVKLLDLGLARVTDRDHLSHSNLVLGTIDYMAPEQTESLRAVDYRSDVYSLGCTFFKLLTGQAPFGGKDFASATAKLLAHSKRIPPSVASLAPETPAELCELVARMLAKSPADRPSVADILGTLEAFIGDADLATIARQCPAVHGPPLVNAEITTHRLTATVATSGLLGWSTRLGIGLLAFVGLLFLVRSLFFSASDERPQTPTPAGLASPEMLAGQKPPPVEKFVTAPAEVDPPVIWQQVEPLVWYDLLDRPPQEAYWPIEESTTWSYERKTQSLQLQSTNLGLIQLGEAWFDNYELDVVLFQPEWTGNTGLFLGFSSKIDDSEIPVLDMQLFTIQRVDQQGRDTHYRLERSLLHSEANLFGGRNTSSREAGVHRTDFMHGEQHLSIKVAHGKLVSARINNHDLTSLLTERSNGYFTERDYQGGFGVFTSVSNVTVRSARFRVTRVLR